In a single window of the Rhinoraja longicauda isolate Sanriku21f chromosome 10, sRhiLon1.1, whole genome shotgun sequence genome:
- the gpr132a gene encoding putative G-protein coupled receptor 132, whose amino-acid sequence MGNSTISETGVTCNITYNSGSLPLATVYSLVLIFGLPTNLLCLTLSALKIWRKNVLSVYLFTLSLSDLIYLATIPWWIMYARNANRWSQGGLACRLTSYIFFNNLYISILLLCCISVDRCLVVLYPIEAQWRRRRRVAVAVCLAVWAAVMLVHTPVFVLSGMQSTQDKNESCFETIPMPNMVVKFIYARFCVGFCLPLATLVTTNLLIFRRIRSSPCLNAGQKRKIKYLALAVILIFLLCFAPYHVVLLSRALASSLSDNSCWFEEEIYDLSTAFLCLCTVNSAVNPFLYMFSSESARQELRRDLRLLFCLPLPRESGTETCFLNHGPVSKTSTGQRKQMASDS is encoded by the coding sequence ATGGGTAACTCCACCATCAGTGAGACGGGTGTGACGTGCAACATAACGTACAACAGTGGCTCTCTGCCGCTGGCCACCGTCTACAGCCTGGTGCTGATCTTTGGCCTTCCCACCAACCTGCTATGCCTCACCCTCAGCGCCCTGAAGATCTGGCGGAAGAACGTGCTGTCTGTCTACCTTTTCACGCTCTCGCTGTCCGACCTGATCTACCTGGCCACCATCCCCTGGTGGATCATGTACGCCCGTAACGCCAACCGCTGGAGCCAGGGCGGCTTGGCCTGTCGGCTCACCAGTTACATCTTCTTCAACAACCTGTACATCAGCATCCTCCTGCTGTGTTGCATCTCCGTGGACCGCTGCCTGGTGGTGCTGTACCCCATCGAGGCGCAGTGGCGCCGGCGCCGGCGCGTGGCCGTGGCCGTCTGCCTCGCCGTCTGGGCCGCGGTGATGCTGGTCCACACCCCTGTCTTCGTCCTGTCCGGGATGCAGAGCACCCAGGACAAGAACGAGTCGTGCTTCGAGACCATCCCCATGCCCAACATGGTGGTCAAGTTCATCTACGCTCGCTTCTGTGTGGGGTTCTGCCTCCCCCTTGCCACCCTGGTGACCACCAACCTCCTGATCTTCCGACGCATTCGCTCCAGCCCCTGCCTCAACGCCGGCCAGAAGAGGAAGATCAAGTACCTGGCGCTGGCCGTCATCCTGATCTTCCTGTTGTGCTTTGCCCCCTACCACGTGGTCCTGCTCTCACGGGCCCTGGCCTCCTCCCTCAGCGACAACAGCTGCTGGTTCGAGGAGGAGATCTACGACCTGTCCACcgccttcctctgcctctgcaccGTCAACAGCGCCGTCAACCCCTTCCTCTACATGTTCTCCTCCGAGAGTGCCAGGCAGGAGCTGAGACGGGACCTCCGCCTCCTCTTCTGCCTGCCCCTGCCGCGGGAGAGTGGCACGGAGACCTGCTTTCTCAACCACGGCCCAGTCTCCAAGACGTCCACCGGTCAGAGAAAGCAGATGGCCAGTGACAGCTGA